TTCGAGATTCAAAACCTCCAACCTTTTGAAAGTGGACAGTCAGAGTTCTTTTCAAAGATAGACACCCGTGGAGATTGAGAACTTTGAGCTCGGCGCCTTctagaaataaagaaatgataCGTCGTGTAATTGGACTATCGCAACTCTGTGATTTATTGCTCCTCCTCATGTTTTCGACCTTTTAGAATTCCTCAAAATTTCCGGTATGCTCCTCTACTCCTTCACTGTTGtcctatttaattttaaatgtcaCTTATAGTAGTGTTTGGCCACATCAATAGATAAATGTTTTTTAAGCATATTAATTGCAAAATAATGTTAGAGTGCAAAAGTGCAAActgcatttattttcaaataaaatttcaaatgagaTATTTTCTTATTAGACATAAGCAACTTATATTATCAAAAACTAGATGACAAATTCAAATGGAAGAGATGTATTCATCGGGCACTATGTTTTCCTTTAATAGTATGAAATTAAAGAGAAATGGCtagtttaattatgaaaatcaattttcaaatgtacaaggaaaaaaatgttatgttaaaaaaaaaaaaaaaaaaaaaaacttcaatgcCTTCTTTACGTCTTACCTTGAGTGGATCCCATCCTTCCCAATGCTCCGAAATTGCACTATCTGACAGATCGAGTACAACTAATTTCTTTGGATGAAAGTTGACCGCAATGAAATCCGAGGGACAGCGGTTCCACTGAAGCCATCTTAACTCAGGAAGTAAGCTTTGGAAATCTCCAGTGAAATTAGCACCATCCACTTGAAGGAACCTtagtttggtcatttttttaaactttttggctGCGTATGTTCTTCCCTCATCATATTTGCCAAGAGAAAGGGCCTCAATCTTTATGGTGCCCTACATTTTGGAAACATTGTAGATCATAAGTTTTGAATGATGAGATGAgaccaattaaaataaaataaaatgcattgaTTTCGATTTGCTATCATACTACTATCGCGTAGGCTTCTATCTTTCATTCTTGTGAAATGAAAGGTTGTAGTTGcatattatttatctaataTATGTAAAGATGAGAAGCTCAAGCAATTGTCTCCAAAACTTTTTCCTCATCCACCTATACCATTCGCAGTTTGCACCTTCTGAATTTCCAAATTTGCGTCCATTTGCAAATACAATGGAAGGCCTCTCTTCATGCATATagtaattcaaatatatttttcaaaattcacgCCCTTATGTATGTGAAATAACACTTCCTTTACTCctataatatatatgtgaacCAATACAACTCTAACCGTCCGAATGCACCTATCAAATTTGCCATCAATATATGTATGAATCCCAATTGTAGAATTTCCTCACTTTTTTGGTGTTTACTGTGTTTGCAATTGtcaatatcaaaatgaaaacaagaatGTCATCACAAAAGATACGCATGTGTTTTACGTTCCTTTCTTATCATGTATTTCTTCGATGAGGGTTTTTCATTATACGTTGAAGGAAAATTGATAATTACAAACATTCTAtatatgattctttttattgctACAGATGTTTGATGCTATATTTCGTGTTGATTTTGTTACAATGAAGTACTAGTCATCTAAATTTTGCTCATTTTTACCATAGATTTCTAGAATCAGGCAAAAACAATGATTAATCAAAAAAGCTCTTCTGCTTAGAGAAGCAGCAATTCATGGGGACTCAAGACTgatacttatttttatttcaagcaagaaagggaagatggaCCCACATGCACTGGCTAAGAAAAGTAGAGAAAACTCATACCTCGCAATTGTCAAGCACATCTAGGGCTTCCTCATAGATGCACAATCTGCTACGCTCTTGAGGCTCCTTTGGATTTTCCATacgaacaatttcccttccgagatctctcaattgatcatgcatcaaTAGCCTTCCATTTCCGCCAATTTTAATTAGGGACATAAGACATAATACTTCAATCCCCTTCTTGGGGAAAAAATCACAAGCATCCCAcatataagttggattttgttTACATGATCCAATGAAGAGGCATGcgatatccaaaaatatttgttggtCCTCATACTCTAATGCTTTGTAACTTATTTTCAACTTCTCTCGCACTTTCTCATGGGgcactttctttaattttttcaacGTATCTTTCCATacgttttctctctttctacatAAGAATGAACCTATAACTTCTAGAGCTAATGGGAGCCCCCCAGTAGTAGATACGACATCACGAGAGATATCTTCATAATCACTTGGAGGAGAATCCTTTTGAAATGCATGtctactaaataaaatcaatgattgatcTAAAGACAACTCTTTGAGTGGGTACATGTGATCTACACTAGCTTGGCCAAGAACATCCTTGTTTCTGGTTGTTATGATGACTATACTTCCTACTTTAAACCAATCACGGTCGACCAAATATTTCAAGTGAGCACTATCATCTatatcatcaagaaaaatgagtGCTTTCTTATGtgcaaattgagatttgatgagacGGATCCCCTCGTCCACATTAGACACATTACATGGACTTCCTAGGCTAGATATGAGCTGCTTCTGTAGGCATTTAATACCCTCGCGCTGGTATGCTTCTCGACAATCTGCCACGAAGTGATGATGCTTAAACTGACCAAAGAACTTGTTGTATAATACCTTCGCAAGAGTCGTTTTACCGATGCcacccattccataaattccgATAATCAATGTACCATTGAATTTAGCATCTATCAAGCTCATAATATGTTCGATACAATCATCAATCCCAACCAACTGTTGGGGAACAATTAGCTGAAATGCTCCTTTTAACTCACTTAGAACTTTTGTGACAACAATTTTGACCAATGCTCCTTCATGCCTGTCAAATAACAATGAATATCAGTATAGGATAGCAATATGTgtattctttttgaaaaaagatcTATTTATGAATAATTAAACAATGTTTTGTTGGAGAAGGTACCCATTATCAATTTTCTCCGATTCCCATCCTTTCAAGGAGCTAACTTCTTTGAGTGCTTCTTCCCATTCCTTCACAACCGTTTCCTCCATATTCTTTTTATGTGCATCGATAGCTTCTCTCAATCTCCCTGTAGGATGTCGCACTTGTGagggttccactttgtaaaatatgggcaacacTATTTGCTCTTTACTCCTCTTGCACTCTAACATTTGAACCAACTCacgaaggcaccatttgctggaAACATAGTTCTCGGAAATAATTGGGATAGAGATCGTGGACTGCGTAATGTTGCAGAGAAGCTCTGGACCAATCTCCTCACCAACACAGAGCTCATTGTCGTCTCTGAACACATGAATTCCTGCATCGGTAAGACTAGTATAGAGATAGTCGGTGAAATTTTTGCGTGTGTCTAtccctctaaagctcaagaacacttcGTAGGTATTCCCTTTCGGCAATTCGTCTCCCCTTTCATGATCTCTTCCATGCGGAGCAGTCAATGAGGAAGACACCCCGGAATTCGGATCTTCTGAGTGAgtgggtttttttcttttacaatgcGATTGGCAATTTAAGTTGAAAGGGAAATGAAGTGACGAAGGGAAATGAAGTGACGAGAAAACAAAGGAATTGGAGAGACAGGAAGAGAACGGAaagaacattttcctttttcttgattgGAAGTACATCATGGAGTGATTGACCAACGAGATTCTCATTCTGTTATAAAATAAGAGATTGATCAAGCAGAGCCTTAAAAGAAAGCCAGCCTTCACGGTCCAGATCTGCGAATCGCACAAATGTCTTTCATGACTCAGTTAATTCGAACGAAAATATAAGAACTCGCACACCTCTTGCTTACtcagaagaaaatggagcaatCAAAGTAGGAAACAGAAAAGAGCAAGGAGTCGGTTGACCGCCTGAGGAGTGCTCAAACAACACAACCCTGGTATCTCCACCGATTTTCAGCCTTTGAAGTAGGATTTACCAACACGCGAAATTCTTTTATATGCGTGCTCGAACAATCGAGTTCTTGCCATCCAACGGTCCAAAGCTCTCCATGCTAATCGAACCGCTGTGAGCCATGCCACGGAAAGAATAATCATTGCACGCGTAATTTCCGCGGCATCatgactttttctttctttttttggtcgaagtagCATCATTGACTTGGAGACACGCAATACTCAGCAGCATcgtgacttgacttgctttttatattaataagaaaaagtggaaaagagaACTGACGAGCAACACTCGCATGATCCTGCCTCCACCGATTCACACCATGTTACTGGGAAGGTGCTTCGAACCTGTCTACGCGCTTTCATTGAAATTTGAGAGATCCAGGACTGGCTgaacttgacttgacttgctttcaTTCTCTTATACACTGCTAATTTACATGAGTTAGACAAGAGCGTATGAATCGGGGGATTATACAGGATTTTGTTATAAAAAGCCTACCCagaggctttttcttttttttccttttattcgtCTAGAAAGGTAACTCTAAAataaatctttttcaaaataatttccttAAACTAGATTTCTCCGTACtactttttgcttaaaaattatcaaatcgTTACCTCCACCCAAGCCACTTTTATCTCTCCCCTTAAATTAATAGCTTTTAACATTTtacataaattttattcttttggtgTTGCATTAATAAATTCTTGAGAAAGTCCAAAatgttcttattttctcaaataaggggtCAAAGTAAAtctagtttcaaataagggtctaaagtAGCCttagttatttcaaataagggcctaaagtagccatgattgtttcaaataagggcttgactTTGCCAATTGCCAACTAACTAAATTTTTCGACCGATCAAGAGtgtttttgtccaaaatttactttttattcatttctcttttttttcttttacgccATCAACTAGTAGCCACTAACAAAGGCTGGCAAGGGTTGGCGACCCTCACCGACTACTAAGAAGGGCAAACTAGGGCTTGACAACCTCGTTGGCCGCTCGGAAGGGCCAACGAGGGTCTGCAAGCACTTGCCAGCAGCAAGcgagggcctacaagcccttgCCAGCCTCGGGTGCGgtgacccttgctagatctagtgagggttggcctcacctatTGACGAGGGCCAATCTCGCCAATGGCCACGAGGGGCAGCCTCCCTCAAGGCAAGGATTGCCTTGTCTATGGCCAATGTGGGTGGCCCTTGTCGAAttgggcaaggccaaccctcacccagTCCTTTGTGGGTATTGCCCATGGCTTATGCAAagaggaagaacaagaacaagaaatagaaaaaggggGGGAATgataaatgacaaaaataccATTGATCGCCGAAGATTAGGCCCTTATCTCGAAACATATATAGCTACtccaagcccttatttgaaatagacaTAACCACTTCAGCCTCTATTCAAAACAGACATAAccactttaggtctttatttgaaacaagatttatttcaagcccttatttaaaaaaaatgataatacttCAGaaccttatttaaaacaaaatcattttcaggctcttatttgagaaaatgaaggcactccatgcccttttttaaaattatccctaAATTCTTGACCAACAATTCTCcataattgaataaaaatttggtgatattttttttctccttttatgtCATCTTTAATcacacttttttatttcatgttgACATTCTCCGCCAATATGCTCTTCACCAAAATATAATTTCCCGCAGCACAATAGAGGAGGGTTCAATCTTAGCTTATTTAGCATTAGAAGATgtgatttgaaaaatcgaaGCTATTAATGGAGAGAGACAACATTAAACACGACACCAACAGGTGATTACGTCGACACCTTGTGCATTAAAGCTCGAAAGTATCAGCTTACTTTTGCTGCCCTACAGACTAGCTTAGTTCATAAAATCTCCTAAGAGCAGGTACTTCTTTATTCATAGGTACAAAAATTCTTACACATGCCTTGataagaggagagaaaaaaggcTCAACGGCTTAGTACGCAAGTGACTAACCGCGCCTCATTATTCTAGGATCAAAAGCTTATACATCAATAGCATGAGATGGAACATTGTATCCCATGATCAGCACGAGAAAAACCTTGACACTTAAAGTCTATATTGTTTGATCACTATCACATGTCCTACGACAAGGTCCAAACAGATTCCTTTATCTGGAGATGTACAGAATGCATGAAATGCACAGCCCCAATTTAGGATTAAGATTGGATGGATAATAAGTCGTATTAACGATAAACAAGAGTTATACCAAGCGCCAACATTAATCAGATGTccaattagataaatatttgACAGCTGATATTGACCCAAACATTATGAATTCCTAATGCCTAACTTTAAAGACTGAAATCTGAAAAAATGTGCAAAAGGCAACCCTAGAAACTGTGTCAGTGATCACTTACGTCCATTTACAGTTCTTGGGATGTTAGTGAACGCAATTGAAGCTTCTCCTCAAGATCCTATAAACCGATTAACGAAATGCATtaatatgacaaaatttatgctacaaatatccaaaatatttGCATCTGTTcaacccaatttttttcatgaatctCCCTGACATCGTCTCCACCTACTTCATTCTTACAAGTGCACTACTTGGATTCCTTCTCATACAACTTACAGTCCACTTTAACTCTAACTCATGACTTTGAGACATATGAATCAATCTACAATGTCGTTTAATCCACGTGTTTTCAGGCATTGCAGTGATCTAACAATCCTAACAACAAAACATAGACAGTCACGTATTGCTAGTAAGTCGGATTACAAATGAACTTTCTCGAATTCGAGTTAATTAGAAATATATCCCTCGATATGACTTGAAGTGTGAAATTGAAAAACACATTCCATATTACGTACCTCATCAATTAATTCATATTCGTGCatattctcttttatattatttgcGTTGATGTAAATTTCAGATTATCGTATTCAACAGGAGCCTTTTTGTACACTTAACttgcaaaacatgaaaagaaatgaagtacTCAAAGCTCTGCATACTGACATTAATGAAGTAATCAGCTTTTGGAGTGAAGAAGAAACGATGACTTTTCATTTGAGTTGCTTCTCATACTTCCATGAGGGTTTGCTATACATCCGATACTTACTAGACCTGGAGTACATGAATTGTAATTGAAAACTTAATGAGTGAACCATATTTTTGTTGTTCCATTCAAATAGGTTCCATGAAACgaattaaagtttaaaaattattcaatgaTTTTCATAGGAGTCACTCTTTTCCCATTTCACTTTATGATACAATATTCAAACCCTTCACATCTTCTTccgtaaggaaaaaagattttAGGCAACAAATGATTGATGAAAATGGTCGAGTTTTATAGGAAATATGTGATGGTTTCTTTACTTCGCCAGCTAGAAGTTAAAAGCgaaaacaaattataaaaagaaataaccCTAAGTTGCCACTTGGAAGCACCAATAGTAAATTGAAAATTGGAAGAGAAGATGTAGAGAAAACTTCCAGCAAATCTGAAAATTGATAGAGCCATCGAAGAAACACATCCTCCTCAATATTTCGAGCTTCTCACTGTGTTACCCACATTCATGCCAATAGTTGAGAGAAATGTCAAAACTAGCCAATATCAAATACATTCCAGTGACAGAAAGTTTAGAAAGAAATGACATTACAACACTCTACTGTGCGTGCTTGAACAATGCTGAGTTCTTGCCATCCAACGGTTTAAGAATCTTCAACTAATCGAACCGCTGAGATTGCGATGATTTCCACGGCATGGCGCGGAAGGGGCGCGGAGCCTACTAAGGCGCGTTCTTTCGAACGACTTCGACTTGGCTTACTTTTTCTATtcagaaaactattttttttgtcataatattaataaaataattagaaaagaaaagtaaagggcAATTATTGCTAGCGTAATTTCCGTAGCATTATGCGGAAGGTGCGTCGAACCTACACATGCTAGTGCTCTTTGACTAGACTTGCTTTTACAAGtgcaaaaaaaattggaaaggaaACCAACGAGCAATACAGCTGCTCGGAGTAAGGTCGATTGTAAAGATTAGATGTACCCGTCTTACGAAAGACTGGAATCGGGTGAGGCCCTGTATCCCAATTTGAATGGACTATAGGCATATTCGGACATGTGATATAATCAACAATGACAGGAAAAAACAATATATGGATATTGCATTATTGAGACAACTGACAATCAATTGATCGTAAATACTAGAGGTTTTATTTGTTCTTGCTTAGCCAAGGTAGAAAATTACAATGATCTTGTTTGTACAAAACAACTTATTGAGTTAATGAGTTACGTTAAATCCATCTCATTATGTACACGAGATGATTCTATCCacccttctttttccttttcattgatTCACAAGGCATTATAGTCAACTCCTCCCGAATGGATGGAATTAAGGGTTTGTATATTTAGTGTCACATTTAGAAATACTTGGCCAACGAGTTCTCCACCATCGAATAATTATTTAGTGTTaccatttttcccttttatttcatttggtgtttagctttttattttgtgttaaCATTTTCGGTCAACGGGTTCTCTATCAAAGTACATTTTTCCTTAGCACAGTATTAAGCTTCTTCAGAACCTAAAATGATTAgataatatagaaaaaaaaaagctcaacgGCTTAGTATGCGAGTGACTAACCACACCCCATCCTTCTAGGATCAAAAACTTACGAGTAAGAAGATTAAAATTGAACGTTATACTTCATGATCAACaagtgatttgaaaaggaaatccTATATGCTCGCTTtccaaaaaagagaaggaaaagaaaatccaatAAGTTATGTAATACAAAAATTCAGAAGTAACTTGGAATTAAAAGTTTTGATACATAACCCACCCACGCATGGTTGCGCTGGTTGAGGTGTACCTCATGATTTGGCACCAGGTCAAGGGTTTGACTCCCTGAGTTGTCACAACTCTCAAAGTAGTTCCGTGATTTAAGCAGGTAGCCCCGACGGTGGGTTGCTGGGCTAATTTCCCCCGGGGTTTAATCGGTGCTATGCTCTCAAAGGTGAGCTTGGCCGGTGAGTTAGGCCGGATCCTtggtatataaaaaaaataaaaaatcaatacatAGGTAAAATCTTGTCTCTCGAAATCTCAATTGTAGGATCACAATCACATGTCCTACGACAAGGTCCAAACTATTACTTTAATTGAAGATTTACAGAACGCATGAAATGCATAGCCCCTATTAAGGATCATGATACTATCTACTATAAGCAAGAGATATACCAAATGCcacgatttgatttgattagttGAAGATCTTGTTGTAGATAGTATTAATTGGCAATAGAAAAATAGCATAGCATGCCAACACAGATACGACACCCAACATCATAGTCCCGATTCTAATCTTGTTGTATTAGGCAACTCGACCCAAGCCTTGCTATCACGCTTGCACAGCTTTGGTAGCGGTTCACTCACAATGTCGGATGTACCCAAATGTTCT
This genomic stretch from Eucalyptus grandis isolate ANBG69807.140 chromosome 3, ASM1654582v1, whole genome shotgun sequence harbors:
- the LOC120292197 gene encoding disease resistance protein RUN1-like — translated: MRISLVNHSMMYFQSRKRKMFFPFSSCLSNSFVFSSLHFPSSLHFPFNLNCQSHCKRKKPTHSEDPNSGVSSSLTAPHGRDHERGDELPKGNTYEVFLSFRGIDTRKNFTDYLYTSLTDAGIHVFRDDNELCVGEEIGPELLCNITQSTISIPIISENYVSSKWCLRELVQMLECKRSKEQIVLPIFYKVEPSQVRHPTGRLREAIDAHKKNMEETVVKEWEEALKEVSSLKGWESEKIDNGHEGALVKIVVTKVLSELKGAFQLIVPQQLVGIDDCIEHIMSLIDAKFNGTLIIGIYGMGGIGKTTLAKVLYNKFFGQFKHHHFVADCREAYQREGIKCLQKQLISSLGSPCNVSNVDEGIRLIKSQFAHKKALIFLDDIDDSAHLKYLVDRDWFKVGSIVIITTRNKDVLGQASVDHMYPLKELSLDQSLILFSRHAFQKDSPPSDYEDISRDVVSTTGGLPLALEVIGSFLCRKRENVWKDTLKKLKKVPHEKVREKLKISYKALEYEDQQIFLDIACLFIGSCKQNPTYMWDACDFFPKKGIEVLCLMSLIKIGGNGRLLMHDQLRDLGREIVRMENPKEPQERSRLCIYEEALDVLDNCEV